The following are encoded in a window of Heteronotia binoei isolate CCM8104 ecotype False Entrance Well chromosome 9, APGP_CSIRO_Hbin_v1, whole genome shotgun sequence genomic DNA:
- the HS3ST1 gene encoding heparan sulfate glucosamine 3-O-sulfotransferase 1 isoform X2: MAVVLLGTVLLIVQPQVVPSRPTVSSKGEATVQLAQKEPFKKNNFKETIPPNGTFQQLPQTVIIGVRKGGTRALLEMLSLHPDIAAVESEVHFFDWEEHFRNGLQWYANQMPFSYPQQITVEKTPAYFTSPKVPERVYSMNKLIRLLLILRDPTERVLSDYTQVFFNHMQKCKPYPSIEEFLVKNGELNVNYKAINRSLYYIHMQNWLKYFPLDHIHIVDGDKLIKDPFPEIVKVERFLKLMPQINASNFYFNKTKGFYCLRDSGRDRCLHESKGRAHPKVNPVLLKKLQGYFHEPNRKFFELVGRMFDWH; encoded by the coding sequence ATGGCTGTTGTTTTGCTGGGAACAGTCCTGCTTATTGTCCAGCCTCAGGTGGTGCCTTCAAGACCAACTGTGAGCTCTAAGGGTGAAGCTACAGTGCAACTGGCTCAGAAAGAGCCCTTTAAGAAAAACAATTTCAAAGAAACTATCCCCCCAAATGGGACATTCCAGCAACTTCCTCAGACTGTCATCATTGGAGTTCGGAAAGGTGGAACCAGAGCCCTGCTAGAGATGCTGAGCCTCCATCCAGATATAGCAGCAGTGGAAAGTGAAGTCCACTTTTTTGACTGGGAAGAGCATTTCAGAAATGGATTGCAGTGGTATGCCAACCAAATGCCATTCTCTTATCCACAGCAGATAACAGTAGAGAAAACCCCAGCATATTTCACCTCCCCTAAAGTGCCTGAAAGAGTTTATAGCATGAACAAACTCATTAGATTGCTGCTTATTTTGCGGGACCCCACGGAGAGAGTGTTGTCAGACTATACACAAGTGTTCTTCAACCATATGCAAAAATGTAAGCCGTATCCCTCCATTGAAGAGTTCCTAGTTAAAAATGGAGAACTCAATGTTAACTACAAGGCAATAAACCGGAGCTTGTATTACATTCACATGCAAAACTGGCTGAAGTATTTTCCTCTGGATCACATTCACATTGTAGATGGTGACAAGCTGATCAAAGATCCATTCCCAGAAATCGTAAAGGTAGAAAGGTTTTTGAAGTTGATGCCTCAGATAAATGCTTCAAACTTTTACTTCAATAAAACAAAAGGTTTTTACTGCCTAAGAGACAGTGGGAGGGACCGATGTTTACATGAGTCGAAAGGAAGAGCACACCCAAAAGTAAATCCAGTTTTACTTAAAAAACTGCAGGGATATTTTCATGAACCTAATCGGAAgttttttgagcttgtgggcagaATGTTTGACTGGCACTAG
- the HS3ST1 gene encoding heparan sulfate glucosamine 3-O-sulfotransferase 1 isoform X1, translated as MNKLFKEDTFAPQEVFLLPRWLFTAVPSCLVFWLCDKRLQAFAMAVVLLGTVLLIVQPQVVPSRPTVSSKGEATVQLAQKEPFKKNNFKETIPPNGTFQQLPQTVIIGVRKGGTRALLEMLSLHPDIAAVESEVHFFDWEEHFRNGLQWYANQMPFSYPQQITVEKTPAYFTSPKVPERVYSMNKLIRLLLILRDPTERVLSDYTQVFFNHMQKCKPYPSIEEFLVKNGELNVNYKAINRSLYYIHMQNWLKYFPLDHIHIVDGDKLIKDPFPEIVKVERFLKLMPQINASNFYFNKTKGFYCLRDSGRDRCLHESKGRAHPKVNPVLLKKLQGYFHEPNRKFFELVGRMFDWH; from the coding sequence TGAATAAACTATTTAAGGAAGATACCTTCGCTCCCCAAGAGGTCTTTCTGCTTCCAAGGTGGCTCTTTACAGCAGTCCCTTCATGTCTTGTTTTCTGGCTTTGTGACAAAAGACTCCAGGCCTTCGCCATGGCTGTTGTTTTGCTGGGAACAGTCCTGCTTATTGTCCAGCCTCAGGTGGTGCCTTCAAGACCAACTGTGAGCTCTAAGGGTGAAGCTACAGTGCAACTGGCTCAGAAAGAGCCCTTTAAGAAAAACAATTTCAAAGAAACTATCCCCCCAAATGGGACATTCCAGCAACTTCCTCAGACTGTCATCATTGGAGTTCGGAAAGGTGGAACCAGAGCCCTGCTAGAGATGCTGAGCCTCCATCCAGATATAGCAGCAGTGGAAAGTGAAGTCCACTTTTTTGACTGGGAAGAGCATTTCAGAAATGGATTGCAGTGGTATGCCAACCAAATGCCATTCTCTTATCCACAGCAGATAACAGTAGAGAAAACCCCAGCATATTTCACCTCCCCTAAAGTGCCTGAAAGAGTTTATAGCATGAACAAACTCATTAGATTGCTGCTTATTTTGCGGGACCCCACGGAGAGAGTGTTGTCAGACTATACACAAGTGTTCTTCAACCATATGCAAAAATGTAAGCCGTATCCCTCCATTGAAGAGTTCCTAGTTAAAAATGGAGAACTCAATGTTAACTACAAGGCAATAAACCGGAGCTTGTATTACATTCACATGCAAAACTGGCTGAAGTATTTTCCTCTGGATCACATTCACATTGTAGATGGTGACAAGCTGATCAAAGATCCATTCCCAGAAATCGTAAAGGTAGAAAGGTTTTTGAAGTTGATGCCTCAGATAAATGCTTCAAACTTTTACTTCAATAAAACAAAAGGTTTTTACTGCCTAAGAGACAGTGGGAGGGACCGATGTTTACATGAGTCGAAAGGAAGAGCACACCCAAAAGTAAATCCAGTTTTACTTAAAAAACTGCAGGGATATTTTCATGAACCTAATCGGAAgttttttgagcttgtgggcagaATGTTTGACTGGCACTAG